Proteins encoded by one window of Polyangiaceae bacterium:
- a CDS encoding diguanylate cyclase, whose product MLPRILLAGDDPRALHFLATLLAGQASLCVATNGAAALRMASEAPPDLVLLDTQVSGMNGIEVCRALKRTSELEHIPVMFVTADTSEEFEMAGFHAGAADFVRKPVNPRLVRVRVQHQLRFKAMGDLLRKSASTDGLTGLANRATFDRTLEREWARAERTRNPLSLLIVDVDHFKLYNDRYGHPAGDQCLRRVADALQRVCRRPADLAARLGGEEFALILPETPEVGAARVAESLLLEIDALGIAHAASTTRPTVSVSVGIATHDARESGIFRTASEPEGGSSERALELVQSADHALYQAKHSGRARACSSFGEVFQAQASLAV is encoded by the coding sequence GTGCTGCCTCGAATCTTGCTAGCTGGCGACGATCCGCGTGCCCTGCATTTCCTAGCGACTCTGCTGGCGGGTCAGGCGTCACTCTGCGTTGCCACCAATGGCGCAGCCGCGCTTCGGATGGCGAGTGAAGCGCCGCCGGATCTGGTGCTGCTCGACACGCAAGTGTCAGGCATGAATGGTATCGAGGTCTGCAGGGCTCTCAAGCGGACCTCGGAGCTCGAACACATCCCGGTGATGTTCGTCACCGCAGACACGAGCGAAGAGTTCGAGATGGCAGGCTTCCATGCCGGAGCCGCAGACTTCGTGCGAAAGCCCGTCAATCCTCGCCTGGTGCGGGTACGCGTGCAGCACCAGCTGCGCTTCAAGGCGATGGGTGACTTGCTGCGCAAGTCCGCGTCCACTGACGGGCTCACTGGTCTAGCCAATCGTGCAACGTTCGACCGCACCTTGGAGCGTGAATGGGCGCGCGCGGAGCGTACGCGCAATCCGCTGTCGTTGCTGATTGTGGATGTCGATCACTTCAAGCTCTACAACGATCGCTATGGTCATCCGGCCGGCGACCAATGCCTGCGGCGCGTCGCGGACGCACTTCAGAGGGTTTGCCGGCGACCCGCCGATCTAGCGGCACGCCTTGGCGGAGAGGAGTTCGCATTAATCCTCCCGGAAACTCCAGAGGTTGGCGCAGCTCGAGTGGCCGAGAGCCTCCTGCTCGAGATCGACGCGCTTGGGATAGCCCACGCGGCTTCAACCACTCGACCGACGGTTAGCGTCAGCGTTGGCATTGCGACCCATGATGCGCGCGAGTCTGGCATCTTCCGGACGGCTTCTGAACCCGAGGGCGGCAGCAGTGAGCGTGCTCTTGAGTTGGTTCAGAGTGCGGATCACGCGCTCTATCAAGCGAAACACAGCGGACGTGCGCGCGCCTGTTCCAGCTTTGGCGAGGTCTTCCAGGCACAAGCGTCGCTCGCGGTTTGA